In the genome of Ensifer adhaerens, one region contains:
- a CDS encoding Predicted PurR-regulated permease PerM, which translates to MIRKLSSHNLKRQLAFWLVGLLFLVIFLTVFSSILLPFVAGMALAYFLDPVADWFERRGLSRLMATVVILILFVFFFALVLVIVVPLLASQFNQFLKDLPGYITSLQQLVTKASPDMLPSWARDQIGALKDNFSSILGEGTKFLATLFEQIWNSGKAIVDVVSLLVVTPVVAFYLLLDWDRMVAWIDNLVPRDHVHTVRTLASEMDVTIAGFVRGQGTLCLVLGLYYGTGLALTGLNFGLLIGLFAGAISFIPYIGSTVGLILAVGLAIVQFWPDYLWIGLVALVFLSGQFLEGNVLQPRLVGHRVGLHPVWLMFALFAFGLLFGFVGLLVAVPVSAAIGVLVRFAISRYLDSDLYYGDQHQLRDLHHAAQISRDKPVE; encoded by the coding sequence ATGATCAGAAAACTCAGCTCGCACAACCTCAAGCGACAGCTTGCTTTCTGGCTGGTCGGGCTCTTGTTCCTTGTGATCTTTCTCACGGTCTTCAGCTCCATCCTGCTGCCCTTCGTGGCCGGCATGGCGCTGGCCTATTTCCTTGATCCGGTGGCCGACTGGTTTGAGCGGCGCGGGCTGTCGCGGCTGATGGCCACAGTGGTCATCCTCATTCTGTTCGTCTTCTTCTTCGCGCTGGTGCTGGTCATCGTCGTGCCGTTGCTGGCGAGCCAGTTCAATCAGTTCCTGAAGGACCTGCCGGGTTATATCACCTCGCTTCAGCAACTCGTCACCAAGGCAAGCCCCGACATGCTGCCCAGCTGGGCCCGCGATCAGATCGGCGCGCTCAAGGATAATTTCTCCTCGATCCTGGGCGAGGGTACCAAGTTCCTTGCCACGCTGTTCGAGCAGATCTGGAATTCGGGCAAGGCGATCGTTGATGTCGTGTCGCTGCTTGTGGTCACGCCTGTCGTCGCCTTCTACCTGCTGCTCGACTGGGATCGCATGGTCGCCTGGATCGACAACCTCGTGCCGCGCGACCATGTACACACCGTGCGCACGCTGGCCTCCGAAATGGATGTCACGATTGCCGGTTTCGTGCGCGGGCAGGGCACTCTGTGCCTTGTGCTCGGCCTTTACTACGGCACCGGCCTTGCATTGACGGGGCTCAATTTCGGCCTGTTGATCGGTCTCTTCGCCGGGGCGATCAGTTTCATTCCCTATATCGGCTCAACGGTCGGCTTGATACTGGCGGTTGGCCTCGCCATCGTCCAGTTCTGGCCTGATTATCTGTGGATTGGCCTTGTTGCGCTCGTCTTCCTGTCCGGCCAGTTTCTTGAAGGGAACGTCCTGCAACCGCGCCTCGTCGGGCACCGCGTGGGCTTGCATCCGGTCTGGCTGATGTTCGCTCTGTTTGCCTTCGGCCTGCTGTTCGGCTTCGTGGGCCTGCTGGTGGCCGTTCCGGTGTCTGCCGCCATCGGCGTACTCGTCCGCTTCGCCATTTCGCGCTATCTTGACAGCGACCTATATTACGGCGACCAGCATCAATTGCGCGACCTGCACCATGCGGCGCAAATCAGCAGGGACAAGCCGGTCGAGTGA
- a CDS encoding CDP-diacylglycerol--glycerol-3-phosphate 3-phosphatidyltransferase: MNIANMITIARLLSVPLVLYCLLHGDMRLAFYIFLFAGLSDAIDGMIARKFDLQTELGAWMDPVADKLLMVSVFVMLAWLDIIPDWIVFLAVTRDALIVGAFMISTLMGNPIKVAPLMVSKANTAFQIMLIVTVLSDQAFNLGLDVAVTILLYFTALLTLASGASYLVVWMRHMAGSK; encoded by the coding sequence ATGAACATCGCCAACATGATCACGATTGCCCGGCTGCTCAGCGTGCCACTGGTCCTCTATTGCCTGCTGCACGGGGACATGCGCCTGGCCTTTTACATCTTCCTGTTCGCCGGCCTTTCCGATGCGATCGACGGAATGATTGCGCGAAAATTCGATCTTCAAACGGAACTCGGCGCCTGGATGGACCCCGTGGCCGACAAGCTGCTGATGGTTTCCGTCTTTGTCATGCTCGCGTGGCTGGACATCATCCCCGACTGGATCGTTTTCCTTGCCGTGACCCGCGACGCCCTCATTGTCGGTGCTTTCATGATTTCGACCTTGATGGGCAATCCGATCAAGGTCGCGCCGTTGATGGTGTCCAAGGCCAACACGGCCTTCCAGATCATGCTGATTGTCACGGTTCTGAGCGATCAGGCTTTCAATCTTGGCCTCGACGTCGCGGTCACAATTTTACTGTATTTCACCGCGCTCTTGACCTTGGCTTCCGGTGCATCCTATCTCGTCGTCTGGATGCGGCATATGGCCGGATCGAAGTAG
- a CDS encoding phosphoribosylformylglycinamidine cyclo-ligase — translation MSADGRNGLTYSDAGVDIDAGNLMVEKIKPAVRSTRRPGADGEIGGFGGLFDLKAAGFKDPVLVAANDGVGTKLKIAIDADFHDTVGIDLVAMCVNDLVVQGAEPLFFLDYFATGKLDPDQGAAIVKGIAEGCVMSGCALIGGETAEMPGMYSKGDYDLAGFAVGAAERGQLLPSEEVSEGDMILGLSSSGVHSNGFSLVRKIVEISGLSYDAPAPFAPEKKLGEALLTPTRIYVKPLLKAIRETGAIKALAHITGGGFPENIPRVLPKHLAAEIDLASVKAPAVFSWLAKTGGVAPNEMLRTFNCGVGMIAVVSPDKADQVAAVLEAEGETVFRLGCMVARAEGAHGTVYKGSLTL, via the coding sequence ATGAGCGCGGATGGACGCAACGGACTGACCTATAGCGATGCGGGCGTCGATATCGATGCCGGCAACCTGATGGTCGAGAAGATCAAGCCTGCCGTGCGCTCGACACGCCGGCCGGGCGCCGATGGCGAGATCGGTGGCTTCGGCGGCCTCTTCGACCTCAAGGCTGCGGGCTTCAAGGACCCGGTTCTGGTCGCCGCCAATGACGGCGTCGGAACCAAGCTGAAGATCGCGATCGACGCGGATTTCCATGACACGGTTGGCATCGACCTCGTCGCCATGTGCGTCAACGATCTGGTCGTCCAGGGTGCCGAACCGCTCTTCTTCCTCGACTATTTCGCCACCGGCAAGCTCGATCCAGACCAGGGTGCGGCCATCGTCAAGGGCATTGCCGAAGGCTGCGTCATGTCCGGCTGCGCGCTGATCGGCGGCGAGACGGCGGAAATGCCGGGCATGTATTCAAAGGGCGATTACGACCTTGCCGGCTTTGCGGTGGGTGCCGCCGAGCGCGGCCAGTTGCTGCCGTCCGAAGAAGTGTCAGAAGGCGACATGATCCTCGGCCTCTCCTCCTCCGGGGTCCACTCGAACGGTTTCTCGCTGGTGCGCAAGATCGTCGAGATTTCCGGCCTCTCCTATGATGCGCCCGCTCCGTTTGCGCCGGAAAAGAAGCTCGGCGAAGCACTGCTGACCCCGACGCGCATCTATGTGAAGCCGCTTTTGAAGGCGATCCGCGAGACGGGCGCTATCAAGGCGCTTGCCCACATCACCGGCGGCGGCTTCCCGGAAAACATTCCGCGCGTGCTGCCGAAGCATCTGGCTGCCGAGATCGATCTGGCCTCCGTCAAGGCGCCGGCCGTGTTCTCCTGGCTCGCCAAGACCGGCGGCGTCGCGCCGAACGAAATGCTGCGCACCTTCAACTGCGGCGTCGGGATGATTGCCGTCGTCTCGCCGGACAAGGCCGATCAGGTTGCCGCCGTACTGGAGGCCGAAGGTGAGACCGTGTTCCGCCTCGGCTGCATGGTTGCCCGTGCCGAAGGCGCGCATGGCACGGTCTACAAGGGTTCGCTCACGCTATGA
- a CDS encoding phosphoribosylglycinamide formyltransferase-1, giving the protein MTGRRKRVVVFISGGGSNMVALAEAARSGDYPAEIVAVISDKSDAGGLAKAQSMGIATYAFQRRDYDSKAAHEGAILSKLAEIAPDIICLAGYMRLLSGAFIRPYEGRILNIHPSLLPLFPGLHTHQRAIDAGMKVAGCTVHLVTEGMDEGPVLGQAVVPVLGHDTADALAARVLKQEHRIYRQVLAAFAKGILPGGTDEAQSVLSLG; this is encoded by the coding sequence ATGACGGGCCGGCGCAAGCGCGTTGTCGTCTTCATCTCCGGCGGCGGATCGAACATGGTCGCGCTGGCGGAAGCGGCGCGTTCGGGTGATTATCCGGCCGAAATCGTGGCTGTGATTTCCGACAAGTCGGATGCGGGCGGGCTTGCCAAGGCTCAGAGCATGGGGATTGCGACCTACGCCTTCCAGCGGCGCGATTATGACAGCAAGGCCGCACATGAGGGGGCAATCCTTTCCAAACTTGCCGAGATCGCACCGGACATCATCTGCCTTGCGGGCTACATGCGGCTGCTCTCCGGCGCGTTCATACGGCCCTATGAGGGGCGCATCCTCAATATCCACCCCTCCCTGCTGCCGCTTTTTCCGGGTCTGCATACGCATCAGCGGGCGATTGATGCCGGCATGAAGGTGGCTGGATGCACGGTGCATCTCGTGACCGAAGGGATGGATGAGGGTCCTGTCCTGGGGCAGGCGGTTGTACCGGTTCTTGGCCACGACACGGCCGATGCGCTGGCCGCGCGCGTGCTCAAGCAGGAGCATCGCATCTATCGCCAGGTGCTCGCCGCTTTCGCGAAAGGCATCCTCCCAGGCGGTACGGACGAGGCGCAAAGCGTCCTTTCGCTCGGCTGA
- a CDS encoding BON domain-containing protein, with the protein MTHEPPITHDGLPEHTHIQKTKDALLETKVAGALATTPDVHSLDISVAAQSGVVHLSGSAPDQRQIDKAREVAQSVDGVERVVSRLAVGRMGQH; encoded by the coding sequence ATGACACACGAACCTCCGATCACCCACGACGGCTTGCCGGAGCATACCCATATCCAGAAGACCAAGGACGCGCTGCTTGAGACGAAAGTCGCCGGGGCGCTTGCCACCACACCCGACGTGCATTCGCTCGACATTTCAGTCGCGGCGCAAAGCGGCGTCGTTCACCTCAGCGGGTCGGCGCCCGACCAGCGGCAGATCGACAAGGCGCGCGAGGTGGCGCAATCGGTTGATGGTGTCGAGCGCGTGGTGTCGCGGCTCGCGGTCGGCCGCATGGGCCAGCACTGA
- a CDS encoding nudix-type nucleoside diphosphatase, YffH/AdpP family translates to MTFFKKAGARIIRNTHAFKGWNDLYDLTIEYTRSDGETVQLAREVVDHGSAAAILLYDPVRDLVVLVRQFRTATFFLGRDAFVLEAAAGLLDEDQPEEAVRREAFEETGYRVTKAYPLFSMFGSPGALAEEVHLFVGLIDASSREAAGGGLADEHEDIEVVQLSLDDAFAMIGEGRIFDAKTIILLQWAVMNRAMLQAG, encoded by the coding sequence ATGACGTTTTTCAAGAAAGCTGGCGCGCGCATCATCCGAAACACGCATGCCTTCAAGGGTTGGAACGATCTCTACGATCTAACGATAGAATATACCCGGTCTGACGGGGAAACCGTTCAGCTGGCGCGCGAGGTTGTCGATCACGGTTCTGCAGCTGCGATCCTTCTCTACGATCCGGTGCGCGACCTTGTGGTTCTCGTACGCCAGTTTCGCACGGCGACCTTCTTTCTCGGCCGCGATGCCTTTGTGTTGGAAGCCGCAGCTGGCCTCCTAGACGAAGACCAGCCGGAAGAGGCCGTACGCCGCGAAGCCTTCGAGGAAACGGGATACCGCGTCACGAAAGCCTACCCGCTGTTCTCCATGTTCGGTTCGCCGGGCGCGCTGGCCGAGGAGGTTCACCTTTTCGTCGGATTGATCGACGCGTCTTCGCGCGAAGCCGCCGGCGGAGGCCTTGCAGACGAGCACGAGGATATCGAAGTCGTTCAGCTTTCGCTGGACGACGCCTTTGCCATGATCGGCGAAGGTCGCATTTTCGATGCCAAGACAATCATCCTGCTGCAATGGGCTGTGATGAACCGCGCGATGCTGCAGGCCGGTTGA
- a CDS encoding Anaerobic selenocysteine-containing dehydrogenase, protein MNIATPDLTRSRKGFSACPHDCPSTCALEIDIGADGRIGRVHGARSNNYTDGVICAKVARYAERLYHPDRLLKPMKRKGAKGAGSWTDISWDDALDEIAEAFVRAEAAHGAEAVWPYFYAGTMGLVQRDSIERLRHAKRYSGFFGTICVNPAWTGVTMALGRLSGVDPREMAKSDCIVIWGTNAVSTQVNVMTHAIKARKERGAKIVAIDVYDTPTMKQADVKLILKPGTDAALACAAMHIAFRDGYADRAYLAKYTDDPAGLESHLTSRTPQWAAAITGLTVEEIEDFARLVGTTKRSFFRLGYGFTRSRNGTVSMHAALSLPTVLGSWQHEGGGAFHTNADIFGMTTGMIKGASYADPSVRSLDQSQIGRVLTGDAEALRNGPPVTAMLIQNTNPVNIAPEQRLVRKGFAREDLFVAVHEQFLTETAEMADIVLPATMFVEHDDIYRGGGQSHILLGPKLVEPPETVRTNLFVIEELAKRLGVVDKAGFGMSERELIATVLRPGELEQLDGEKWIDRKLPFEEAHFLNGFGHADGRFHFRADWTGQKASTRPPDNVGILGPAAQLPDFPDYCPVIEEADAAHPFRLATSPARNFLNSSFAETKTSREKEGRPEVMINPQDAARLGIESGDIVRLGNTRGELRLHARVTSEARSGVLIAEGLWPNKAHLDGEGINVLTGADCIAPFGGAGLHDNKVWLVKA, encoded by the coding sequence ATGAACATTGCGACCCCCGATCTCACCCGCTCCCGCAAAGGCTTCTCGGCCTGCCCGCACGACTGTCCTTCGACCTGTGCGCTGGAAATCGACATCGGCGCCGACGGTCGTATCGGCCGCGTTCATGGTGCCAGATCGAATAACTATACCGACGGCGTGATCTGCGCCAAGGTCGCCCGCTATGCCGAACGGCTGTATCACCCCGATCGGCTGTTGAAGCCGATGAAGCGCAAGGGCGCGAAAGGGGCGGGGAGCTGGACGGACATTTCCTGGGACGATGCTCTGGATGAGATCGCCGAAGCCTTTGTCAGGGCGGAGGCGGCGCATGGCGCAGAAGCCGTCTGGCCCTATTTCTATGCGGGCACAATGGGACTCGTGCAGCGCGATTCCATCGAGCGCCTGCGTCACGCCAAGCGCTATTCCGGCTTCTTCGGCACGATCTGTGTGAACCCGGCCTGGACCGGCGTGACGATGGCCCTCGGCCGGCTGTCAGGGGTCGATCCGCGCGAGATGGCGAAGTCGGATTGCATCGTCATCTGGGGTACGAACGCCGTCTCCACCCAGGTCAACGTCATGACTCACGCGATTAAGGCCCGCAAGGAGCGTGGCGCGAAGATCGTCGCCATCGACGTCTACGACACGCCGACCATGAAGCAGGCCGACGTCAAGTTGATCCTCAAACCCGGCACCGATGCAGCACTTGCCTGCGCCGCCATGCATATCGCCTTCCGCGACGGCTACGCCGACCGCGCATATCTGGCGAAGTACACTGACGATCCGGCGGGCCTCGAGTCACACCTGACAAGCCGCACGCCGCAATGGGCCGCCGCCATCACCGGCCTGACGGTCGAGGAGATCGAAGATTTCGCGCGCCTTGTCGGCACGACGAAGCGCAGCTTCTTCCGCCTTGGTTATGGCTTCACCCGCAGCCGCAACGGAACGGTATCGATGCATGCGGCTCTGTCCTTGCCGACGGTGCTGGGTTCCTGGCAGCACGAAGGCGGCGGCGCGTTCCACACCAATGCCGACATTTTCGGCATGACGACCGGGATGATCAAGGGCGCGAGCTATGCCGATCCATCCGTTCGCTCGCTCGATCAATCGCAGATCGGTCGCGTGCTGACCGGTGATGCCGAGGCCCTGCGCAACGGCCCGCCGGTGACGGCCATGCTGATCCAGAACACCAACCCTGTGAACATCGCGCCCGAACAGCGCCTCGTGCGCAAGGGCTTCGCACGCGAGGACCTGTTCGTGGCCGTTCACGAGCAGTTCCTTACCGAGACTGCCGAAATGGCCGATATCGTGCTGCCTGCCACGATGTTCGTTGAACATGACGACATTTATCGCGGCGGCGGCCAGAGCCATATCCTGCTCGGGCCGAAGCTGGTGGAGCCGCCGGAAACTGTGCGCACCAATCTCTTCGTCATAGAGGAGTTGGCCAAGCGCCTCGGCGTCGTCGACAAGGCCGGCTTCGGCATGAGCGAACGTGAATTGATCGCGACGGTGCTTCGCCCCGGAGAACTGGAGCAACTGGACGGCGAGAAGTGGATCGATCGGAAGCTTCCCTTCGAGGAGGCGCACTTCCTGAATGGTTTCGGCCATGCCGATGGTCGGTTCCATTTCCGTGCGGACTGGACCGGACAGAAGGCGAGCACCCGCCCGCCGGACAATGTCGGCATTCTTGGCCCGGCCGCACAGCTGCCTGACTTTCCCGACTATTGCCCGGTCATCGAGGAGGCTGACGCGGCGCATCCCTTCCGTCTGGCGACATCGCCCGCCCGGAATTTCCTTAACTCCTCCTTCGCCGAGACAAAAACCTCGCGCGAGAAGGAGGGCCGGCCCGAGGTGATGATCAATCCGCAGGATGCGGCACGTCTCGGCATCGAAAGTGGTGACATCGTTCGGCTGGGCAATACCCGGGGCGAATTGCGCCTGCATGCCCGCGTGACGTCGGAAGCGCGCTCGGGCGTTCTCATTGCCGAGGGGCTCTGGCCCAACAAGGCGCATCTTGACGGCGAGGGCATCAACGTGTTGACGGGAGCGGACTGCATTGCCCCCTTTGGCGGCGCAGGCCTCCACGATAACAAGGTATGGCTGGTAAAGGCATGA
- a CDS encoding 23S rRNA (adenine2030-N6)-methyltransferase has protein sequence MNYRHIYHAGNFADALKHAVLARLIVYLQQKEKAFRVIDTHAGIGLYDLSSTEAQKTGEWLDGIGRLMAAELPAEISTLLAPYLDAVRALNPEGGVKLYPGSPKLTRMLLREQDRLSAMELHPADYETLRDLFAGDYHVRVTELDGWLSLGAHMPPKEKRGIVLVDPPFEIDGEYERLVDGLVKAYRRFPGGTYCLWYPLKKGAPIKDFHEALKETEIPKMLCTELSVRSDRETTGLSGSGLIIVNPPYTLHDELKKILPVLKTLLAQDRFASTRNVWLRGED, from the coding sequence ATGAATTACCGGCATATCTATCACGCGGGCAATTTCGCCGATGCCCTGAAGCACGCGGTGCTGGCGCGGCTGATCGTCTATCTGCAGCAGAAGGAAAAGGCCTTTCGGGTCATCGATACCCATGCCGGGATCGGCCTCTATGACCTCTCCTCGACCGAGGCGCAGAAGACCGGCGAATGGCTGGATGGAATCGGCAGATTGATGGCGGCCGAACTGCCGGCAGAGATATCGACGCTGCTTGCCCCCTATCTCGACGCGGTGCGCGCATTGAATCCGGAAGGCGGCGTAAAGCTTTATCCCGGCTCGCCAAAACTGACCCGCATGCTGCTGCGCGAGCAGGACCGGCTTTCGGCCATGGAACTGCATCCCGCTGACTACGAGACGCTGCGTGACCTCTTTGCCGGTGACTATCATGTCCGCGTGACCGAACTGGATGGGTGGCTCTCGCTCGGAGCACACATGCCCCCGAAGGAAAAACGCGGGATTGTTCTTGTCGATCCGCCCTTCGAGATCGACGGGGAATATGAGCGGCTGGTCGATGGGCTCGTGAAGGCCTATCGGCGCTTTCCGGGCGGGACCTATTGCCTCTGGTATCCGCTGAAAAAGGGCGCACCGATCAAGGATTTCCACGAGGCGTTGAAAGAAACCGAAATTCCGAAGATGCTGTGCACCGAACTCTCCGTGCGCAGCGACCGGGAGACAACAGGCTTGAGCGGTTCCGGGCTCATCATCGTCAATCCGCCCTATACGCTGCATGACGAATTGAAAAAGATATTGCCGGTTCTGAAGACGCTGCTGGCACAGGATCGTTTCGCCTCGACGCGCAATGTCTGGCTGCGTGGCGAAGACTAA
- a CDS encoding ribonuclease T2, which translates to MRKTIAFWLAGLLAVTSLSAGPAVAAGDQQKQGFDFYVLSLSWSPSWCATHPQGQKTMQCDPSKDFGFIVHGLWPQNESGYPEFCATRESDRIPDNLGRRYLDIIPSMGLIGHEWRKHGTCSGMKQADYLQTIRNAYNKVIIPPALAKIDQGKSANPGDIEKAFLAANPGMSPKGIAVSCSSKMLQEIRICMTKDLQFRDCVEVDADACPLKSINIPPVR; encoded by the coding sequence ATGCGAAAGACGATTGCCTTCTGGCTCGCCGGTCTCCTTGCCGTCACATCGCTCTCGGCCGGTCCCGCTGTCGCCGCAGGGGACCAGCAGAAGCAGGGCTTCGACTTCTACGTCCTGTCGCTTTCATGGTCGCCTTCCTGGTGCGCCACGCATCCGCAGGGCCAGAAGACGATGCAATGCGATCCGTCGAAGGACTTCGGCTTCATTGTGCATGGGCTCTGGCCACAGAATGAAAGCGGCTATCCGGAATTCTGCGCAACCCGCGAGTCGGATCGCATCCCGGACAATCTCGGCCGTCGTTACCTTGACATCATTCCGTCCATGGGGCTGATCGGCCACGAATGGCGCAAGCACGGCACCTGCTCCGGAATGAAGCAGGCGGACTATCTCCAGACGATCCGCAATGCCTACAACAAGGTCATCATCCCGCCGGCGCTTGCGAAGATCGATCAGGGCAAGAGCGCCAATCCCGGTGACATTGAGAAGGCATTTCTGGCGGCCAACCCCGGCATGAGCCCGAAGGGTATCGCCGTTTCCTGCTCGTCGAAAATGCTGCAGGAAATTCGCATCTGCATGACCAAGGATCTGCAGTTCCGCGACTGCGTCGAAGTCGACGCCGATGCCTGTCCATTGAAATCCATCAACATCCCCCCGGTGCGCTAA
- a CDS encoding glutathione S-transferase: MKILYSPASPYSAKVRIAARYTGLPVESEVVKTDEEPSLLIANNPLGKIPVLLRDGEPPVFDSRAIMQFLDRQSGGKLYPVDPAARTQAEVLEALADGITDCLIAHVYERRFRPEEKIHQPWLDKQWSKVTRGLAWLEANPVSFAGGLTGGHIALAALSGYLELRFAGQWETLWPGHGAFTTEFESRFPAYAEFKSQG, translated from the coding sequence ATGAAGATACTCTATTCCCCCGCCTCGCCTTATTCCGCAAAGGTGCGAATCGCAGCCCGCTACACGGGGCTTCCGGTTGAGAGCGAGGTCGTGAAAACCGACGAAGAACCCTCGCTGCTGATTGCGAACAACCCGCTCGGAAAGATTCCTGTTCTCCTGCGCGACGGCGAGCCACCGGTCTTCGACAGCCGCGCCATCATGCAGTTTCTGGATCGGCAGAGTGGTGGCAAGCTCTACCCCGTCGATCCGGCAGCCCGCACGCAGGCGGAGGTTCTGGAAGCACTCGCAGACGGAATCACGGACTGCCTGATCGCACATGTCTACGAACGCCGGTTTCGGCCTGAAGAGAAGATCCACCAGCCATGGCTGGACAAGCAGTGGTCGAAGGTGACGCGCGGTCTGGCATGGCTTGAGGCCAACCCCGTTTCCTTCGCGGGCGGCCTGACCGGCGGCCATATCGCGCTGGCGGCTTTGTCAGGCTATCTCGAACTGCGCTTCGCCGGCCAGTGGGAAACGCTCTGGCCCGGACATGGCGCCTTCACCACGGAGTTTGAGTCGCGGTTCCCCGCCTATGCGGAATTCAAATCCCAAGGATAG
- a CDS encoding outer membrane immunogenic protein: protein MRKMIIALVASAASIASVSAAYAADAIDSVPQAPSAPVSAPVVGNWAGGYVGGYGSWNWGPIKNSGYANAFGLGAYGGYNFQDGQLVYGAEGNLDYNGAQRTSNGVKTETGINGALRGRLGVDMNPFLLYGAAGIAAGSVKVSDGAGNSDTRGVIGWTAGVGAETKLTDNVTARVEYDYTSFGNRTYVLGGTNVSRGYDQNAVKVGIGYKF, encoded by the coding sequence ATGCGTAAAATGATCATCGCTCTTGTGGCTTCGGCTGCTTCCATCGCTTCGGTATCGGCCGCTTATGCAGCTGACGCCATCGACTCGGTACCGCAGGCTCCGTCCGCACCGGTTTCCGCTCCCGTAGTGGGCAACTGGGCTGGCGGTTATGTCGGCGGTTACGGCTCCTGGAACTGGGGCCCGATCAAGAACTCTGGCTATGCCAACGCTTTTGGTCTCGGCGCCTACGGTGGTTATAACTTCCAGGACGGTCAGCTCGTATACGGCGCTGAAGGCAACCTGGATTACAACGGCGCACAGCGCACGTCGAACGGCGTGAAGACTGAAACCGGCATCAACGGCGCTCTGCGCGGCCGTCTCGGCGTCGATATGAACCCCTTCCTGCTGTACGGTGCAGCTGGTATCGCTGCTGGCAGCGTCAAGGTTTCTGACGGCGCTGGCAACTCCGACACGCGTGGCGTTATCGGCTGGACCGCTGGCGTTGGCGCAGAAACGAAGCTGACGGACAACGTCACGGCTCGCGTCGAATACGACTACACGTCGTTCGGCAACCGTACCTACGTTCTCGGCGGCACCAACGTTTCGCGTGGCTACGACCAGAACGCTGTCAAGGTCGGTATCGGCTACAAGTTCTGA
- a CDS encoding NAD(P)-dependent dehydrogenase, short-chain alcohol dehydrogenase family translates to MTDHVLPKKSALVTGGAKRIGRAVCDGLANLGFSIAVHANSSIEEAEDFARSLRDSGVEAVAIKADLRNEAETLSLIRQAHAQLGGLGVVVNNASLFQPDWVTDFDRATWDGHFDIHVRAPSILAGEYARLLDADEKGLIVNIIDQRVWAPTPNYYSYMLSKAAMLMSTKTMAMALAPRIRVNAIGPGPTLPNVRQTQADFEKQTSALLLGKGPDLSEFARTIAYFHGASSVTGQMIALDGGQHLAWETPDVAGLAE, encoded by the coding sequence GTGACTGATCATGTATTGCCAAAGAAGTCGGCCCTCGTGACCGGCGGAGCCAAGCGTATCGGTCGCGCCGTTTGTGACGGCCTCGCGAATTTGGGCTTTTCCATCGCCGTTCATGCCAATTCTTCCATCGAGGAGGCCGAGGATTTTGCCCGCTCCTTGCGCGACTCGGGCGTGGAAGCCGTGGCCATCAAGGCCGATCTCCGAAATGAGGCGGAAACGCTGAGCCTGATCCGGCAGGCCCATGCACAGCTCGGCGGTCTCGGCGTCGTCGTCAACAATGCTTCGCTGTTCCAGCCCGACTGGGTTACCGATTTCGATAGGGCTACATGGGACGGTCACTTCGACATCCATGTGCGCGCGCCTTCGATTCTGGCCGGCGAATATGCGCGCCTTCTCGACGCCGATGAAAAAGGCCTGATCGTGAACATCATCGATCAGCGCGTCTGGGCTCCGACGCCGAACTATTATTCCTACATGCTCTCCAAGGCTGCCATGCTGATGTCGACGAAGACCATGGCCATGGCGCTGGCGCCGAGAATCAGAGTCAACGCAATCGGCCCCGGCCCGACCCTGCCCAATGTTCGCCAGACGCAGGCGGATTTCGAAAAGCAGACGAGCGCGCTTCTTCTCGGCAAGGGACCCGACCTTTCCGAGTTCGCCCGCACCATCGCCTATTTCCACGGCGCATCCTCGGTGACCGGGCAGATGATTGCGCTGGACGGTGGCCAGCATCTGGCGTGGGAAACCCCGGATGTGGCAGGACTGGCAGAGTGA